One genomic window of Ciona intestinalis chromosome 7, KH, whole genome shotgun sequence includes the following:
- the LOC100183414 gene encoding ficolin-1-like produces the protein MSVFKALIFALFLVSSHCQHGPRQVVLSCGNDATEQKGEPGSPGKRGPLGERGLQGPVGPKGETGQCDPNCRSEYNELNGRVQRMERLMEVHSLPKSCREAFLSGQNRSGLYNIYNPRNRQYLEVYCDQTTDDGGWLVFQRRTDGSENFYRTWEDYKEKFGNLTNEFWLGMEHLHALLAIGSYELRIELKDCANVRKYAKYSVFSIGSEQQMYKLTVSGYSGNAGDSMAYHNNRPFSTKDNDNSATGRCAMTAHGAWWYQRCYDSNLNGAYLNCQTTTDRAASWNTFHGTKYSQEFIEMKFRPI, from the exons ATGAGTGTTTTTAAAGCTCTTATTTTCGCTCTCTTTCTCGTGTCGTCTCACTGCCAGCATGGTCCTCGTCAAGTAGTGTTATCTTGCGGAAATGATGCAACAGAACAAAAAGGAGAGCCGGGGTCTCCTGGAAAGCGGGGGCCACTGGGTGAACGAGGGTTACAAGGACCAGTGGGTCCAAAAGGGGAGACAGGGCAATGTGACCCTAATTGTAGATCTGAGTACAATGAACTTAATGGAAGAGTTCAAAGAATGGAAAGATTAATGGAAGTTCACT CTTTACCTAAAAGCTGTAGAGAGGCATTTCTTTCTGGACAAAATAGAAGTGGCttgtacaatatatacaaccCGAGGAACAGACAATACCTTGAGGTTTACTGCGATCAAACAACAGATGACGGTGGTTGGTTG gTTTTCCAGCGAAGAACTGACGGGTCTGAGAATTTTTATCGAACATGGGAGgattataaagaaaaatttggAAATCTGACCAACGAATTTTGGCtcg GAATGGAACATCTGCATGCCTTGCTGGCAATTGGAAGTTACGAGCTGAGAATAGAATTAAAAGATTGTGCGAATGTTCGAAAGTACGCTAAATACAG tGTGTTTTCCATCGGGTCAGAGCAACAAATGTATAAGTTAACAGTTTCTGGATATTCGGGTAATGCAG GCGATTCAATGGCGTACCACAACAACCGGCCCTTTAGTACTAAAGATAACGATAACAGCGCTACAGGCAGGTGTGCAATGACAGCGCATGGTGCATGGTGGTATCAGCGATGTTACGACTCCAATTTAAATGGTGCTTACCTGAATTGCCAAACCACAACCGATAGAGCAGCGAGCTGGAACACATTTCACGGAACAAAGTATTCCCAGGAATTTATTGAGATGAAATTCAGGCCCATCTAG